The proteins below are encoded in one region of Scyliorhinus torazame isolate Kashiwa2021f chromosome 8, sScyTor2.1, whole genome shotgun sequence:
- the slc52a3-1 gene encoding solute carrier family 52, riboflavin transporter, member 3-A isoform X2: protein MSPHHSTMPLITHVLACIFGMGSWVAINGLWVELPLIVNVLPEGWGLPSYLTVIIQLANVGPLFVTLMHKFAPGKMNEIIVIYIIISIGIMASLLMIFFWKETTLLTGRPHSTAFLTLALFLSLVDCTSSVTFLPFMMRLPTKYMTTYFIGEGLSGFVPGLVALSQGVGMVKCVNVSKTINMTVDDFTEGSSIHQIETHYIPANFSTAAFLAFLTVMMVFCLVAFFFLTRVPWLPHKEINEAHVADQMVHVSTTESELNKHISKRPTNQQSSSPNSPTKSMDEAKLTAKTENVETSTFTKYSKQQHLFIYFLVAWVNSLTNGFLPSVQTYSCLPYGNLAYHLSAALGSMANPGACIIALILPKRTELEQAMTCKCGIHRLGTFGDQLAGK, encoded by the exons ATGAGCCCGCACCACAGCACCATGCCCCTCATCACCCACGTACTGGCCTGCATATTTGGCATGGGCTCATGGGTTGCCATCAATGGCCTTTGGGTGGAGCTTCCGCTTATTGTGAACGTGTTGCCTGAAGGATGGGGCTTGCCCTCTTACTTGACTGTCATCATTCAACTGGCCAATGTGGGACCTCTGTTTGTCACTCTCATGCACAAGTTTGCACCAGGGAAGATGAATGAGATCATTGTCATTTACATTATTATCAGCATCGGAATCATGGCCAGCTTGCTGATGATATTCTTCTGGAAGGAAACGACACTACTGACAGGCAGACCACACAGTACAGCATTTCTTACACTGGCCTTATTCTTGTCACTCGTGGACTGTACATCTTCTGTGACCTTTCTCCCTTTCATGATGAGACTCCCGACAAAGTATATGACCACCTATTTTATTGGGGAAGGCTTGAGTGGCTTTGTCCCTGGCCTTGTGGCACTAAGCCAGGGTGTGGGGATGGTCAAGTGTGTGAATGTTTCAAAGACAATCAACATGACCGTTGATGATTTCACAGAGGGGTCGAGTATCCACCAGATTGAAACTCATTACATACCTGCCAACTTCTCTACAGCAGCTTTCTTAGCTTTCCTCACAGTTATGATGGTTTTCTGCTTGGTGGCCTTCTTTTTCCTCACCCGTGTTCCATGGTTACCACACAAGGAGATTAATGAAGCGCACGTGGCTGACCAAATGGTGCATGTCTCCACCACTGAATCAGAACTGAATAAACACATCTCCAAGCGACCAACAAATCAACAAAGCTCCAGTCCCAATAGTCCTACAAAGTCAATGGATGAAGCAAAGCTCACAGCCAAAACAGAAAATGTGGAAACCAGTACATTCACAAAGTACTCCAAGCAGCAGCATCTCTTCATCTATTTTCTCGTCGCCTGGGTGAATTCATTGACCAATGGTTTTCTACCATCAGTGCAGACGTATTCATGTTTACCCTATGGAAACCTTGCTTACCACCTGTCTGCCGCCCTGGGTTCCATGGCTAATCCTGGCGCCTGCATTATTGCTTTGATTTTACCCAAAAG AACTGAGCTCGAACAAGCCATGACTTGCAAATGTGGCATCCACCGTCTTGGTACATTTGGGGATCAACTTGCTGGGAAATGA